From the bacterium genome, one window contains:
- a CDS encoding sodium:proton antiporter has protein sequence MNPFDMAALLVTLAAFFSYVNYRFVRLPMAIGTMLIALVGSLLLMALHELGFRLDERAAEILATLDFNRMVLGGMLAFLLFAGALHVDLDDLAREKGPIAVLATLGVVVSTLIVGGLMWVVFRLLGVEVGFVHCLLFGALISPTDPIAVLGILKSAGVPRSLETKIAGESLFNDGIGVVIFLVVLELAAGGHETSAADAVLLLGREAVGGGLLGIVAGGVAYVLLRSVDNYQVEILGTLSLAMMTYAVAGALHLSGPIAVVVAGLLVGNHGRRLAMSDRTVERLDTFWELVDEMLNAILFVLIGLEVLVVPLQRELLVAGAAAVLVVLLARFASVGLFVRLLSLGREFGPYTVRVLTWAGLRGGISVALALAIPAGAEREVLVTVTYAVVLFSILVQGLTIRPLVRRSGLSAPPADAPRRLETDARAG, from the coding sequence GTGAACCCGTTCGACATGGCGGCCCTCCTGGTCACGCTGGCGGCCTTCTTCAGCTACGTGAACTACCGCTTCGTCAGGCTGCCGATGGCGATCGGCACGATGCTGATCGCGCTGGTGGGGTCGCTGCTGCTGATGGCGCTGCACGAGCTCGGGTTTCGGCTCGACGAACGCGCCGCCGAGATCCTGGCGACCCTCGATTTCAACCGCATGGTGCTCGGCGGCATGCTCGCCTTCCTGTTGTTCGCCGGGGCTCTGCACGTCGACCTCGACGACCTGGCGCGAGAGAAAGGGCCGATCGCGGTGCTGGCGACGCTCGGCGTCGTGGTCTCGACGCTGATCGTCGGCGGTCTCATGTGGGTGGTGTTTCGCCTGCTCGGCGTCGAGGTCGGCTTCGTCCACTGCCTGCTGTTCGGGGCTTTGATCTCGCCAACCGACCCGATCGCGGTGCTCGGCATCCTGAAGTCGGCCGGCGTCCCGCGGAGCCTCGAGACCAAGATCGCGGGCGAGTCCCTCTTCAACGACGGCATCGGCGTCGTCATCTTCCTCGTCGTTCTCGAGCTGGCCGCCGGCGGACACGAGACGAGCGCCGCCGATGCGGTCCTCCTCCTCGGCCGCGAGGCGGTGGGCGGCGGGCTCCTCGGCATCGTGGCCGGCGGCGTGGCGTACGTGCTCCTGCGCAGCGTCGACAACTATCAGGTCGAGATCCTCGGCACGCTCTCGTTGGCGATGATGACCTATGCCGTGGCGGGCGCTCTCCACCTCTCGGGTCCGATCGCCGTGGTCGTCGCCGGCCTCCTGGTCGGGAACCACGGACGCCGCCTGGCCATGTCGGATCGCACGGTGGAGCGCCTCGACACCTTCTGGGAGCTCGTCGACGAGATGCTCAATGCCATTCTCTTCGTCCTCATTGGTCTCGAGGTGCTGGTCGTGCCGCTGCAGCGCGAGCTCCTCGTCGCCGGCGCGGCCGCGGTTCTCGTCGTCCTGCTGGCGCGCTTCGCCAGCGTCGGCCTGTTCGTCCGGCTGCTGAGTCTCGGGCGCGAATTCGGGCCGTATACCGTTCGCGTGCTCACCTGGGCCGGTCTGCGCGGCGGCATCTCCGTCGCCCTCGCCCTGGCGATTCCGGCCGGTGCCGAGCGCGAGGTGCTGGTGACCGTGACCTACGCCGTCGTCCTCTTCTCGATCCTCGTGCAGGGGCTGACGATCCGCCCGCTCGTCCGCCGCAGTGGGCTGAGCGCGCCGCCGGCCGACGCGCCTAGGCGGCTCGAGACGGACGCCCGCGCGGGGTGA